The Methanolacinia petrolearia DSM 11571 genome has a segment encoding these proteins:
- a CDS encoding YIP1 family protein — MTDVEDIVAKIKGIFLNPVETFQESRDDPQGMIITYFAVILLVNSLLHTIVIYLQAGSYMGGLSPTGPGGVFFIFVFAVLSSLVMSALFVLWLHLWVYILGGRKGLIQTAKAFVYGVTPEFLLGWIPYIGIIFLIWSFLLGVLGVRELHEISTARAAVALVIAIVIPLLLLLFVSLYLISHLNTIPAAAYTP; from the coding sequence ATGACAGATGTAGAGGACATCGTTGCAAAAATAAAAGGAATTTTTTTGAATCCTGTAGAGACGTTTCAGGAGTCGCGGGATGATCCGCAGGGAATGATAATCACCTATTTCGCCGTTATTCTCCTGGTCAATTCGTTATTGCATACAATTGTCATATACCTGCAAGCAGGCTCGTACATGGGGGGACTGTCCCCGACAGGACCCGGGGGCGTTTTCTTTATATTCGTCTTCGCGGTTTTAAGCTCCCTTGTCATGTCGGCCCTTTTTGTCTTGTGGCTTCATCTCTGGGTGTATATTCTCGGCGGACGGAAGGGGCTCATCCAGACTGCAAAGGCTTTCGTCTACGGCGTCACACCGGAGTTTCTCCTCGGGTGGATTCCGTATATCGGCATTATATTTTTGATCTGGTCGTTTCTTCTCGGCGTTTTGGGAGTCCGCGAGCTGCACGAGATCAGTACCGCGAGAGCGGCGGTTGCTCTTGTAATCGCAATCGTAATACCGCTTCTCCTTCTTCTCTTCGTTTCGCTGTACCTGATCTCGCACCTGAATACGATTCCTGCCGCGGCATATACTCCTTAA
- a CDS encoding Yip1 family protein: MIDKIIVRITEVLLDPVESFHQSENDEPKEVLTYFAVLFIINSVLFTIVKYAGIDAETIALIPGSENIFFIFAFAVISSLVQTVIFVMLLHFWVYILCGKGGGMQTIKAFVYASTPMLLFDWIPVIGFIFIIWSAVLNVLGIRELHKMSTGEAAGAFVAAIIITVGLFIFLIGALVIPLIGKATVT, translated from the coding sequence ATGATCGACAAAATAATCGTTAGAATAACGGAAGTCCTTTTGGACCCTGTCGAATCTTTTCATCAGTCGGAAAATGACGAGCCAAAAGAGGTATTAACTTATTTTGCTGTTCTTTTTATAATCAACTCGGTTTTATTTACAATTGTCAAATATGCGGGGATAGACGCAGAAACGATCGCACTGATACCGGGTTCGGAAAATATTTTCTTTATATTCGCCTTCGCCGTTATCAGCTCCCTTGTCCAGACAGTCATTTTTGTTATGCTGCTTCATTTCTGGGTTTACATTCTCTGTGGAAAGGGAGGGGGCATGCAGACGATAAAAGCCTTTGTCTATGCCAGCACCCCGATGCTCCTTTTTGACTGGATTCCGGTTATCGGTTTCATTTTCATAATCTGGTCGGCTGTTCTCAATGTTCTTGGAATCCGCGAACTTCATAAGATGAGTACGGGAGAAGCGGCAGGAGCTTTTGTGGCCGCGATTATAATAACAGTCGGTCTCTTCATTTTTCTTATCGGAGCCCTGGTAATCCCGCTTATCGGTAAGGCAACCGTAACATAA
- a CDS encoding pyridoxamine 5'-phosphate oxidase family protein: MGEVITDKKEIEEILLNSPYLRLGVCRDKDPYIVPMAFGYKDGAIYLHSSKKGKKIEILKVNPNVCFEADAYYGLVPSDRPCSYDMKYESVTGSGTATILEDEEEIREGLAVIAGRYHGGNYDPRSLNTGGLAVIRIAVKEMTGRKNLID, from the coding sequence ATGGGAGAAGTCATAACAGATAAAAAGGAGATTGAAGAGATTTTGCTGAACTCGCCGTACCTGAGGCTCGGCGTGTGTAGGGACAAAGATCCCTACATAGTTCCTATGGCATTCGGGTACAAAGACGGGGCGATATACCTCCACAGTTCGAAAAAAGGCAAGAAGATCGAGATCCTGAAGGTAAACCCAAATGTCTGTTTTGAAGCGGACGCATATTACGGACTGGTTCCATCGGATCGCCCGTGTTCATACGATATGAAATACGAAAGCGTCACAGGTTCCGGAACGGCGACGATTCTTGAAGATGAAGAAGAGATCAGGGAAGGGCTCGCTGTTATCGCCGGGCGTTACCACGGCGGGAATTACGATCCAAGAAGCCTGAATACCGGGGGGCTTGCCGTTATCAGGATAGCCGTAAAGGAGATGACCGGCAGGAAGAACCTGATCGACTAG
- a CDS encoding HepT-like ribonuclease domain-containing protein, producing MPRDMDLYFSDIVDAANNILDYTKGIDYDDFISNQMCIDAVIKNFLVIGEAVKKIPEEIKSQHSSIDWKNIAGLRDVLVHAYFRIDDEILWDIVQNKLEDLRDEVLKMSE from the coding sequence ATGCCTCGTGATATGGATCTGTATTTCAGTGATATCGTAGATGCGGCGAACAATATTCTGGATTATACTAAAGGGATCGATTATGATGATTTCATATCGAACCAGATGTGCATCGATGCGGTTATCAAGAATTTTCTTGTGATTGGCGAGGCTGTAAAGAAGATCCCCGAAGAGATAAAATCGCAACATTCGTCCATAGACTGGAAGAATATCGCCGGACTTCGTGATGTTTTAGTCCATGCCTATTTCAGAATTGATGATGAGATACTTTGGGACATCGTTCAGAACAAGCTTGAAGACCTCAGGGACGAAGTCCTGAAGATGTCTGAATAA
- a CDS encoding class I SAM-dependent methyltransferase, with the protein MMSVTEIFFWIIVIILIWQIVIRIGRKVWHFPAPSFIGGFLDSDFRRWIQPPDLLLSRSGIERGMTVLEVGCGSCCFTPFAVKMAGPEGKVIGFDIQKEMLDQCSEKETELPELVQADAYNLPFCENTFDAVYMVTVLQEIPDPHTALMECRRVLKKGGVLGVSEFLVDPDYPLKRTTIAMGENAGFVVDGVEGGFWNYTVRFRKP; encoded by the coding sequence ATGATGTCGGTTACTGAAATTTTTTTCTGGATTATCGTTATTATCCTCATATGGCAGATCGTAATCCGCATCGGCCGCAAGGTCTGGCATTTCCCCGCACCTTCATTCATCGGGGGATTCCTGGACTCGGACTTCCGCCGGTGGATTCAGCCCCCGGATCTTCTTTTGTCAAGAAGCGGGATTGAACGGGGGATGACCGTTCTCGAAGTTGGATGCGGGAGCTGCTGCTTCACGCCCTTTGCTGTGAAGATGGCAGGGCCGGAAGGGAAGGTCATCGGGTTCGACATCCAGAAGGAGATGCTCGACCAGTGTTCAGAAAAGGAAACTGAACTGCCCGAACTTGTGCAGGCGGATGCGTACAACCTTCCTTTTTGTGAAAATACGTTCGATGCGGTCTACATGGTGACGGTACTGCAGGAGATCCCCGATCCCCATACCGCCCTTATGGAATGCCGACGGGTTTTGAAAAAAGGCGGTGTTCTCGGGGTCTCTGAGTTTCTGGTGGACCCGGACTATCCGCTGAAGAGGACGACAATCGCCATGGGGGAAAATGCAGGGTTCGTTGTAGACGGAGTGGAAGGAGGATTCTGGAATTATACGGTCCGGTTCAGGAAGCCCTGA
- a CDS encoding GAF domain-containing protein — protein sequence MASTRIENLAGTEHLIVTYLRSHLPEECMLDKISMGIGKSRATVLKYLWTLHAKGIIDYREIGRNKLWMMKQPQEAGTETIIREEPESRPPGVRTTAQAAFELHNLLLREAELRDSLDLPETAVLTIGEDLFIIARNRLFESLFPAAEKFSDLVHQSQAAKLENLCRSANAGTPASIELDLLERAGIYRSYRFTLVPAGPADSAGARVLIGEDLSGGRRTRRHLESLLYIIRTAATAQNEEDLLRETLRGVRENLVPFVHGSIVMADMHVAFTTASLSGELLQDLSPLLEHCMTSLETVSEERGDGTFRYAVAVPIIDEEQATGAMLLLTESSISATEVENIEIVADEIASALRMQRLDRERAEFVNTLLAMNSISTILNTATDEEAILEKSIEAVINTLGFDMGCIYLKDDAEGMVPRVQRNMPEHLRKMCIAGIYDGLFDRVFRDQTLVYVVPGMPEYEDLVPRAIRENGVRTLLILPIKVGDQIVGLVNMGSRAEKHYTQTSLDNLLSIGLQLGIALERSRLASALGEAGGESKKGE from the coding sequence ATGGCTTCTACGAGAATTGAGAATCTTGCCGGGACCGAGCACCTGATTGTCACGTACCTGCGATCGCATCTGCCCGAGGAGTGTATGCTCGACAAGATATCCATGGGAATCGGGAAAAGCCGGGCGACCGTCCTTAAATATCTCTGGACACTTCATGCGAAGGGAATCATCGATTACCGTGAGATTGGGCGTAACAAGCTATGGATGATGAAACAGCCGCAGGAAGCGGGTACTGAAACAATCATCCGCGAGGAGCCTGAGAGCAGACCTCCGGGTGTCCGGACGACTGCGCAGGCCGCATTCGAACTCCACAATCTTCTTCTTAGGGAAGCAGAACTCCGTGACTCGCTGGACCTCCCGGAGACCGCAGTCCTTACAATAGGAGAAGATCTTTTTATAATCGCAAGAAACAGGCTCTTTGAATCGCTTTTCCCTGCGGCAGAAAAGTTTTCCGACCTTGTACACCAGTCCCAGGCTGCAAAACTAGAAAATCTCTGCCGGTCGGCGAATGCAGGCACCCCTGCCTCTATTGAACTCGACCTGCTTGAGAGGGCCGGGATATACCGTTCATATCGTTTTACCCTTGTTCCCGCCGGTCCCGCAGATTCGGCAGGCGCACGTGTTCTTATCGGGGAAGACCTATCAGGCGGGAGAAGGACACGGCGGCATCTCGAATCTCTCCTCTATATCATAAGAACGGCTGCAACTGCACAGAATGAAGAAGACCTTCTCCGTGAAACTCTCCGGGGAGTAAGGGAGAATCTGGTCCCCTTCGTCCACGGGAGTATCGTCATGGCCGACATGCACGTAGCCTTCACTACTGCATCACTCTCAGGCGAACTGCTGCAGGACTTATCTCCACTTCTCGAACACTGTATGACTTCGCTTGAGACGGTATCCGAAGAAAGGGGTGACGGGACATTCCGCTATGCAGTCGCAGTCCCGATCATCGACGAAGAACAGGCCACCGGTGCGATGCTGCTTCTGACGGAGTCTTCGATCAGTGCAACCGAGGTGGAGAACATAGAGATCGTCGCGGACGAGATCGCAAGCGCCCTCCGGATGCAGCGGCTCGACCGGGAAAGGGCGGAGTTCGTCAATACGCTCCTTGCGATGAACTCCATCTCTACTATCCTGAATACGGCCACCGACGAGGAAGCGATCCTGGAGAAATCGATCGAGGCAGTCATTAATACCCTGGGTTTTGATATGGGCTGTATCTACCTTAAAGACGATGCTGAGGGAATGGTGCCGCGGGTCCAGCGGAACATGCCCGAACATCTCAGGAAGATGTGTATAGCCGGAATCTACGACGGCCTGTTCGATCGCGTGTTCCGTGACCAGACCCTTGTCTATGTAGTACCGGGGATGCCGGAGTATGAGGATCTGGTCCCCCGTGCCATCCGGGAGAACGGAGTCCGGACGCTGTTGATCCTGCCGATAAAAGTTGGCGATCAGATCGTCGGGCTGGTTAATATGGGCAGCCGGGCGGAGAAGCACTATACACAGACAAGTCTTGATAATCTCTTATCCATCGGGCTCCAGCTCGGCATCGCTCTCGAAAGATCGAGGCTTGCCAGCGCTCTTGGTGAAGCCGGCGGAGAGAGTAAAAAAGGAGAGTAG
- a CDS encoding DUF3795 domain-containing protein, whose protein sequence is MRSGGRVNRLIVILTVMNAGCEDPARYIGCCGAYCKTCRALAEGTCRGCKPGYDKGERDIRKARCRIKVCCFGEKKFETCADCPDYDACDVISVFHNKKGYKYIKYHESLEFIRKNGYDEFIEAAGKWKGAYGRLPRTLSPED, encoded by the coding sequence ATGCGGTCAGGAGGAAGAGTTAACAGGCTGATTGTTATATTAACTGTGATGAACGCCGGCTGTGAAGACCCCGCGAGGTATATCGGGTGCTGCGGTGCGTACTGCAAAACATGCAGGGCTCTTGCAGAAGGCACATGCAGGGGCTGTAAACCCGGTTACGATAAAGGTGAACGGGATATCAGGAAGGCGAGGTGCAGGATCAAGGTCTGCTGCTTTGGTGAGAAGAAGTTTGAAACATGCGCCGACTGCCCTGATTACGATGCCTGCGATGTAATATCCGTTTTTCACAATAAGAAAGGCTACAAATACATAAAATATCATGAGTCGCTTGAATTCATCCGAAAGAATGGTTATGATGAGTTCATTGAGGCGGCCGGCAAATGGAAAGGAGCGTACGGCAGGCTGCCACGGACGCTTTCTCCGGAAGACTAG
- a CDS encoding ABC transporter ATP-binding protein has product MLKFLMDRLALSRKGAGDFVKGTFFTLLLDFALMLPAVYVFLFLDEYLRPLTGEAGVPGNDIRYYIAIAVLFIIVTWVIARLQYRSTYTTIYEESANRRLALAEKLRKLPLSFFAEKNLSDLSSTIMQDNTELEHTFSHAVPQLFASVIFLTIMGIMVFVYNWMLALALLWPAPLALVVILLSKKMQRKNQKNVYDQSRNVSEHIQEGLDTIQEIKAYSNEEKYLRDLDRKLDNYERSLISGELVIGLLVNSSKGLLKLGLVSVILVGAGLLVAGSVDLFTYLVFLILATLIFEPINEVFNNLAVLFYLDVRINRMREMEALPVYTGRTEFSPENFDIGFDHVDFSYETGKQVLRDVSFIAKQGEITALVGPSGGGKSTSAKLAARFWDVNSGRILLGNQDIKEIDPETLLKYYSVVFQDVVLFNTSVMENIRIGRHGASDEEVLRVAGLAQCDEFVNKLPDGYQTVIGENGEKLSGGERQRISIARALLKDAPIVLLDEATASLDVENETRIQAGISELVRNKTVLVIAHRMRTVATADKIVVLENGMVKESGRPEELKSMNGIFAGMVRRQMEMTGGKAAG; this is encoded by the coding sequence ATGCTTAAATTTCTGATGGACAGGCTGGCCCTCTCGAGGAAAGGGGCCGGGGACTTCGTGAAGGGCACTTTCTTCACCCTCCTTCTCGACTTTGCGCTGATGCTCCCAGCAGTGTATGTTTTCCTCTTCCTTGACGAATATCTCCGACCGCTGACGGGAGAGGCAGGAGTTCCCGGCAACGATATCCGGTACTACATCGCGATAGCAGTTCTGTTTATTATTGTGACATGGGTAATTGCCCGGCTCCAGTACCGCAGCACATATACGACTATCTACGAAGAAAGCGCCAATCGCCGTCTGGCACTGGCAGAGAAGCTTCGCAAGTTGCCATTGTCCTTCTTCGCGGAAAAGAACCTCTCGGATCTCAGTTCCACGATCATGCAGGACAATACCGAACTGGAGCACACATTCTCCCATGCAGTGCCCCAGCTCTTCGCATCCGTCATCTTCCTGACAATCATGGGCATCATGGTTTTTGTCTACAACTGGATGCTGGCACTTGCCCTGCTCTGGCCGGCTCCGCTTGCCCTGGTGGTAATCCTTCTCTCCAAAAAGATGCAGCGCAAAAACCAGAAGAATGTTTACGATCAAAGCAGGAACGTCAGCGAACATATCCAGGAAGGCCTGGACACGATACAGGAGATAAAGGCATACAGCAACGAGGAAAAATACCTCCGTGACCTGGACAGGAAGCTTGATAATTACGAGAGAAGCCTCATCAGCGGGGAACTGGTGATAGGTCTCCTGGTCAACAGCTCCAAAGGCTTATTGAAACTGGGCCTTGTAAGTGTTATCCTTGTCGGTGCCGGTCTGCTGGTGGCAGGCAGTGTGGATCTCTTCACGTACCTCGTGTTCCTGATCCTCGCAACACTCATATTCGAGCCCATCAACGAAGTGTTCAATAACCTGGCTGTGTTGTTCTACCTTGACGTCCGGATAAACCGCATGAGAGAGATGGAGGCATTGCCGGTCTATACGGGCAGGACTGAATTTTCCCCGGAGAACTTCGATATCGGTTTCGACCATGTCGATTTCTCTTACGAGACGGGAAAGCAGGTCCTGCGGGACGTGTCATTCATCGCAAAGCAGGGTGAAATAACCGCCCTGGTGGGACCGTCGGGCGGCGGGAAGAGCACCTCGGCTAAACTGGCCGCCCGGTTCTGGGATGTTAATTCGGGCAGGATACTGCTCGGCAACCAGGATATCAAAGAGATAGATCCCGAAACGCTGCTGAAATATTATTCGGTGGTGTTCCAGGATGTTGTTCTTTTCAACACTTCGGTAATGGAGAACATACGTATCGGAAGGCATGGGGCCAGTGACGAAGAGGTCCTGCGGGTGGCCGGACTGGCGCAGTGCGACGAGTTCGTGAACAAATTACCCGACGGATATCAGACCGTCATAGGCGAGAACGGCGAAAAACTATCGGGCGGAGAAAGACAGCGTATTTCCATTGCCCGGGCACTGCTCAAGGACGCTCCCATCGTGCTGCTCGACGAGGCGACCGCCTCTTTGGACGTGGAGAACGAGACAAGGATACAGGCGGGCATTTCGGAGCTTGTCAGGAATAAAACGGTGCTTGTTATTGCCCACCGGATGCGTACCGTTGCCACTGCGGATAAGATTGTAGTGCTCGAAAACGGCATGGTGAAGGAGAGCGGCAGACCGGAGGAGTTGAAGAGTATGAACGGAATCTTTGCCGGTATGGTCAGAAGACAGATGGAGATGACCGGCGGGAAAGCAGCCGGATGA
- a CDS encoding Yip1 family protein, translating to MIDSIIAKIKGILLDPVETFLQSKDEEPKAVLTYYAVLVIINSLFYTIMSIVGLNPPSDTIPGSGNIFFIFGFAVFSSLILAVLFVAWLHVWVYILGGRKGIFQTAKTFVYAGTPYFLLGWLPYIGFIFLIWSFILSVLGIRDLHEISIARAGVALAIAIVVPIVLLVILAIVLFASYMALVNIA from the coding sequence ATGATCGACAGCATTATCGCAAAGATAAAAGGAATTCTTTTGGATCCCGTCGAAACATTCCTTCAGTCGAAGGATGAGGAGCCAAAAGCGGTATTAACCTACTATGCCGTTCTTGTCATAATCAATTCGTTATTCTATACGATTATGTCAATAGTGGGACTGAATCCCCCCTCCGACACAATACCGGGTTCGGGGAACATATTCTTTATATTCGGATTCGCCGTTTTCAGTTCCCTTATCCTGGCTGTTCTTTTTGTAGCATGGCTTCACGTCTGGGTGTATATTCTCGGCGGACGAAAGGGGATCTTCCAGACTGCAAAGACTTTTGTATATGCCGGCACCCCGTATTTTCTTTTGGGATGGTTACCGTACATCGGCTTTATCTTCCTTATCTGGTCGTTTATCCTCAGTGTCCTGGGAATCCGGGACCTGCATGAGATTAGTATTGCGAGAGCGGGAGTCGCTCTTGCAATCGCGATTGTGGTACCGATCGTCCTTCTCGTCATCCTTGCGATAGTTCTATTCGCCTCGTATATGGCCTTAGTAAATATTGCATAA
- a CDS encoding DUF169 domain-containing protein — MSYETTGKELIELLGLKGSPVAVKIAETQADVPAGYQKIREKSRHCQFVQDARLQGMKGYATRDEHLCKGGAGVMGIEPLPEAVSTGKMYHTLGNFKTAEGALDTVSAIPKCTTESYASVYSPFESAEFEPDVVVIVATPRQALRLSQAYLYATGGRISSDYSGIQSICADAVVAVKQRGVPNMTLGCNGSRKNSGIAEDEVILGIPPKDLPDIIEALKLFAEKWG; from the coding sequence ATGTCATACGAAACAACCGGAAAAGAATTGATAGAACTGTTGGGGCTGAAGGGAAGTCCTGTCGCCGTAAAGATCGCAGAGACACAGGCGGACGTGCCCGCCGGATACCAGAAGATCCGGGAGAAGAGCAGGCACTGCCAGTTCGTACAGGATGCAAGGCTTCAGGGAATGAAAGGATATGCAACACGCGACGAACACCTCTGCAAGGGCGGGGCAGGCGTAATGGGAATCGAGCCTCTTCCCGAGGCGGTCTCGACAGGCAAAATGTATCATACGCTCGGCAACTTCAAGACAGCCGAAGGAGCGCTCGACACAGTTTCCGCCATCCCGAAATGCACTACAGAGTCCTACGCGTCGGTCTACTCACCTTTCGAATCGGCGGAGTTCGAGCCTGACGTTGTAGTCATAGTTGCAACACCGAGACAGGCACTCAGGCTCAGCCAGGCGTACCTCTATGCGACCGGCGGCAGGATTTCGAGCGATTACTCGGGCATCCAGTCGATCTGTGCAGACGCAGTTGTCGCCGTGAAGCAGCGCGGAGTTCCGAACATGACGCTCGGGTGCAACGGTTCGAGGAAGAACTCCGGGATCGCGGAAGACGAGGTCATCCTCGGAATCCCGCCGAAAGATCTCCCGGATATAATCGAGGCACTCAAATTGTTTGCAGAGAAGTGGGGGTGA
- a CDS encoding aspartate/glutamate racemase family protein, translated as MKMIGVIGGMSRVSSAEYYKLMNEMVEERPGGLHSAKILMYSIEFAEFTDIPRRFRKVQSSFDWKPLRNTMIDSAERLKRGGAYFIIRCSNTLHSSADDIEKKVKIPVLHIAGATGEKIRERALKIVGLPGTEYTMEEDFYRKRLEEKFGIKVIILVCTEIPLLVKQKDVEIPLFDMMTIHAEAAVKYALGDE; from the coding sequence ATGAAGATGATCGGGGTTATCGGCGGGATGAGCCGGGTGTCATCGGCCGAATACTATAAACTGATGAACGAGATGGTCGAAGAGAGACCTGGCGGCCTGCACTCGGCAAAGATCCTGATGTACTCGATAGAATTCGCAGAGTTTACTGATATCCCCCGGAGGTTCCGAAAGGTGCAGAGCTCCTTCGATTGGAAACCTCTCAGGAACACGATGATCGATTCAGCCGAGAGACTCAAGCGGGGAGGGGCCTACTTCATCATCAGATGTTCGAATACTCTGCATTCGAGTGCGGATGATATAGAGAAGAAAGTAAAAATCCCGGTACTGCACATCGCCGGTGCGACCGGCGAAAAGATCAGGGAGCGGGCCCTTAAGATTGTCGGGCTTCCCGGAACTGAGTACACGATGGAAGAAGACTTCTATAGAAAAAGGCTTGAAGAGAAATTCGGAATTAAGGTAATAATCCTCGTGTGCACCGAGATCCCGCTGCTCGTAAAGCAAAAGGATGTCGAGATCCCTCTCTTCGACATGATGACGATACATGCCGAAGCGGCTGTTAAATATGCACTGGGTGATGAATGA
- a CDS encoding nucleotidyltransferase family protein, whose protein sequence is MNSSPLELLKEHEDEITRSFGVRRIGIFGSFARGEESPESDVDIFVEFQAGKKTFDNYMGLKNFLESLFERKIDLATYEGLNPHIRESVVNGVIYAS, encoded by the coding sequence ATGAACTCGTCTCCGCTTGAGTTGCTGAAAGAACATGAGGATGAAATCACCCGGAGCTTCGGCGTCAGGAGGATCGGCATATTCGGATCGTTTGCAAGGGGAGAGGAGAGTCCGGAGAGCGACGTCGATATCTTCGTCGAATTCCAGGCCGGCAAAAAAACGTTTGATAATTACATGGGCCTGAAAAATTTTCTCGAATCTTTGTTTGAAAGAAAGATCGATCTCGCGACTTACGAGGGACTGAACCCTCATATCCGGGAGAGTGTAGTGAACGGGGTGATCTATGCCTCGTGA
- a CDS encoding PAS domain-containing sensor histidine kinase, with the protein MDIDIRTLSLVVVIANVFQAFAIAFLYVINKKYRGISWWVLGSASTALGFILLLLRDASDIVLVTIILANALIVAGSVFTYTGIMRFLDKHENFRIVLPVFVVFIGLYFYFTYVSDDITVRTAILSLFLAFYMFLTSSALLGKVPYAITCSARFVAGVETTLACFLVFRGWYVLFVTPIETLFTSAIIQYVSFLFFFGGGFLLTVGLIIMVNQRLNADVVEAKEEFELFFRTSPDGIVISRLDGGVIIDINEGFTNLTGFDRDDTIGSSTLEINMWKDPGDLKEIFGEVRKKGFCENYETILRRKDCSEITSIVSAKSITLQGVPCIISVTRDITDRKRAEEALRQANRKLNLLSSITRHDILNSITVIAGYLGLAREEPAGPKLKGYLDHLDASAKTIQHQIEFTREYQEIGVNAATWQNVEENVRNAASEFKIGDVILTIECSDVEIFADPLLRKVFYNFFDNSFRYAPPFTTITVSCKEKGDGLSVIFADDGVGITKEVRKHLFERGFGNHTGLGLFLSREILAITGITITENGGAGKGASFEMTVPKGAYRVSDDEANQMQ; encoded by the coding sequence ATGGATATTGATATTCGCACGCTCTCTCTCGTGGTTGTGATCGCTAATGTCTTTCAGGCGTTTGCAATCGCCTTTCTCTACGTGATTAATAAAAAATACCGTGGAATCAGCTGGTGGGTTCTTGGAAGCGCCTCTACGGCATTAGGGTTTATACTTCTGCTTCTGCGGGATGCCAGCGATATTGTGCTGGTTACAATAATTCTGGCAAATGCCCTGATTGTAGCCGGTTCGGTTTTTACATATACCGGGATCATGCGTTTTCTCGACAAACATGAGAACTTCAGGATCGTTCTCCCTGTCTTTGTGGTTTTTATCGGACTTTATTTTTATTTTACCTATGTAAGTGACGATATCACAGTGCGAACGGCAATCTTGTCGTTATTTCTGGCCTTCTACATGTTTCTGACATCATCGGCGCTTTTGGGAAAGGTGCCGTATGCCATAACCTGCTCTGCCCGTTTTGTCGCGGGAGTTGAGACAACTCTCGCATGTTTTCTTGTATTCCGTGGCTGGTATGTCCTCTTCGTGACTCCTATCGAAACCCTCTTCACTTCAGCGATTATCCAATATGTGTCATTCCTGTTTTTCTTTGGCGGAGGTTTCCTTTTAACAGTCGGGCTTATCATTATGGTCAACCAGCGGCTGAATGCGGATGTGGTCGAGGCAAAGGAGGAGTTCGAACTTTTCTTCCGCACCAGCCCCGACGGGATTGTAATCTCGCGTCTCGACGGCGGGGTAATAATAGACATCAATGAAGGTTTTACTAATCTTACAGGGTTTGACCGTGATGATACGATCGGGTCCTCGACCCTTGAGATCAATATGTGGAAAGATCCCGGCGACCTGAAGGAAATTTTTGGCGAAGTCCGGAAGAAAGGATTCTGCGAGAATTATGAAACCATCTTAAGGCGAAAAGATTGCAGCGAGATTACAAGTATTGTCTCTGCCAAGTCCATAACCCTGCAGGGTGTTCCCTGTATCATCAGCGTGACAAGGGATATTACGGATCGTAAGCGGGCGGAGGAGGCACTCCGGCAGGCCAACCGGAAGTTAAACCTGCTCTCCAGCATCACCCGGCACGATATCCTGAATTCGATCACCGTCATTGCCGGTTATCTCGGCCTTGCCCGGGAAGAACCCGCAGGGCCGAAGCTGAAAGGTTACCTGGATCACCTCGATGCGAGTGCAAAGACGATACAGCACCAGATCGAGTTCACTCGTGAATACCAGGAGATCGGAGTGAATGCAGCCACCTGGCAGAATGTCGAAGAAAATGTCAGGAATGCCGCATCTGAATTTAAGATTGGAGATGTGATCCTTACCATAGAATGCAGTGATGTTGAGATATTCGCAGATCCGCTCCTCCGGAAGGTATTCTACAACTTCTTTGATAATTCATTCAGGTATGCACCTCCGTTTACGACGATCACGGTCTCATGTAAGGAGAAGGGGGACGGACTGTCTGTTATATTCGCCGATGATGGCGTAGGAATCACGAAAGAAGTCAGGAAGCACCTGTTCGAGAGAGGTTTTGGGAATCATACCGGTCTCGGTCTTTTCCTTTCGAGGGAGATCCTTGCAATCACAGGAATTACGATCACTGAAAACGGTGGAGCCGGGAAGGGTGCCAGTTTCGAGATGACTGTTCCGAAAGGAGCATATCGTGTTTCCGATGACGAAGCGAATCAGATGCAATGA